GAGGGAAGACAAGGATGAACATGATGTCAAGATCATTTTAATTGATCAACGTTCATCCCTCTCACCAGTAGAAGAAAAACTCCGGATGGGCATTGATGCATTACTAGACGAAAACTTGGATTTCTGGCTAAGATTTAGCTCAGCATTTCATCAGATTCAAAAGTTCAAGACCACAGTCCAAGATTTGCAGGGCGAAATATCAACACTCAGAGACAAGGAGGCGAAAGAGGGCAGCTCTAAAACAGACATGAAATCAGAAATCAGGCCCATATATAAACACCTAAGGGAGATTCAGAATGAGCTAACAGTGTGGTTAGAACAAAGCTTGTCACTAAAAGATGAACTGAAACGTAGGTTCTCGTCTTTATGCAGCATTCAGGAGGAAATTACAAAAGCATTAAAGGAGggagttgaagaagaagaaatcaGATTCAGTAGCCATCAAGCTGCAAAATTCCAAGGTGAAGTTTTGAACATGAAACAAGAAAACAACAAGGTAAGAGAGGAACTGGAAGCTGGTGTAGAGCATGTAACTACACTTCAAGTAGATGTTGAGAAGACATTGAGAAAACTGGATCAAGAGTTTGATGTTGGTGGAAGTCAACCACAATTGACAAACTCAGCAAGTAGGTCAAGGATTCCTTTGCGAGCGTTCATCTTTGGAACCAAAGCAAAGAAGAGCAAGCGTTCGTTTTTTCATCATAATAGGAAATACCAGGTCCTGAAAGGTGGAGTACCTTTATAGATGTATTTATCTCGATCTTGTTTTCTTCtcccttttctctttttttggttTTTTCCCCTTGTTCTCATTCTTTTCCAGGTATTTTTACATTTATCTGGACAGACAAGGAATGTTGGTtatacatttttttttcttttcttttctttttttgctcCAAGTGAGAAGATTTTGGGGATTGTATGTATTGCCTGGATGTGTAAGTTAGTGTAAACAGAGAATTTATATAACAGTACCATTCTTCATTTGCTGATACTACTTTTCAGTAGCCcttcataacaacaccaaatctaGTCAATCTGTAAGCGCTTATTTAACAAGGTGTACTCTTATTCAGCTAGTAGTTGATATAATAAGCTGAAAATATTCTAGTCAAATTGGCATTGACAGTTAATCTAGGGAGAACTAATACAATATGGTGAATATAGTAGCTTCGGAACAAGAAAGTTTGGCTGCACATCTCACTGAACAACATAAAGTTGCCTATTGACAAATTTATCTTTCTATAGATTAAGGAAGCTAAGAAGTCTTTTGTAAAGTCGCAACAGCTGTAGCAGTTTCCTTCTGAACTCCGAAAATCTGGATCCAAGTTTCATGTTTAGAATTATGTCTCTCTTGCAGTTGTATCAATGGAGATCTCTGAAACTACTTTTGCTCCTCTTCCTTTGGCCATGTAAAGGCCTATATGATGCATCAATTCCTATCACAGCAAATGATGAGAAAAGTGAATCTGTCAATAGAAATTGCTCcatgaaaaaatatatatgtaaATCTTTGGGGGCTAAAATGCATGAAAGGGAAACAACTTATTGCAGTTCCTcttaggaaaaaaaaaaaaataatgttaaAAAAAAGTCTTAAAATAACCTTATATTGGGAAAGTGTAAATCTTATAGATAACTTGTGCAGAGCATTTCTGCAAAAGACACAGCGACAAACACCAAACAAAATCTGTGTATTCTCAATTTCTAATGCGGAGAATGCCCATCATCCGTCAAATATCACATTTATCTCCTTTGCGTCATTGTTCACTAATTTCTTAGGAATATCGTAGGATACACTAAAAATCAACAAAGGAGTATAGTTAGCTTACTTGTGGATGAGGTAAGGCTCCTTTTATGTTAGCAATCTGCAGTGGAAGATCAAAAGTAGCACAGCCACGGGAATATACAATCACATCTTCCAGGGGGGAGAGAAATCCACGGTTCCTTGCAGATAAGGCAGAACACACAAAATCAAGCACGCACATGTCCGTGCATATCCCTACAACCAATATCTAAACCAACAAATTCATACTCCCAACATTAGTGGCCAATCAGTGTTTGTTGCAACACCAAATTTACGGTAAAATGGAATTGAAACAGAATTTGATTAATTCATGAGATATGGTGATACTTACAGCTTTAATCTCATTAGCTTTCACCCAATCTACGAAGACATTAGATCCATCCTTCTCAATCGAACCAAGAAACCCATCAATGCAATCCTTGCATCGCAGTGTCACATTTGGTTCACTTTCCAACCATTGCAGAGCTGCATATGACAATAAATGGACCTTATTGAAAACACATCACTTTTAGACTGAAAGGAGAAAACATGAAGGGAAGACTAACCAGGAACCAACTTAGATTCATCTGTTCCAGCGATACAATGAGGAGGATGAGGTGGCTCAGGCACATCAGGATGATGAGAATCAAGAAGAGCATAAATAGGCCATTTCTTCTCACAAAACATTTTTGCAAGTTTAACCGACTCATCAACCATTGCTGAAATTTGTTTATCGGGTGCCACTGGAGCCTATAACAGAGCAAATGGCACAAAATCATAATCAATAACTAAAAAGAATAATCGGAGGAATAAGGATCACATCAATTTCTCAGTTCTTAGTCCAAATTGCGATTTACCAACTACAATCACCAAAATGATCAAAAAACAAACGTTGGAACCACATATGAATAGCAAGAGAGAGAAAGATATAGAGAACGAAACAAATCAAAGAAGATGAAAAAGATTGAGTGGGAGCTCCCTAGTAGAGCTCCTATATAAACCTTTAAGCGATAATGTTCGATTATCACCCAAGATTCTCTTATCTGCGTATTCCGCACCCCAAGAAAGTATAGTGatttaaggaaaaaaaataagaTGATTTTCCAAGCACCGTCTATCACTGAGTAAGAGATAATCCTATATAGAAATGACAGTAGACCAGATTAATTTCCAGCTCAATTAATCCAGAAATCTCGTAATAGGTTCATCTCTAACCAATTTCATCACGACATGTAAACCTGTCCAGTCTTTGAGCTAAAAAGTTCCTAGCTTTACATGAGCCATGCCTAACACGCATTTAAATAGGTGCAAACAAAACTTATGCATTAAAAAGAATCTACTTGTAGATGTTGTATGTCTAATATCCAGAAGCAACAACCCGTTACTTTCCCTAAAAAGAAAAAAGTCTCTCAACTTCCAGGAACAAATTATCAAACAACGGCTATGCATACTCTAAGTATAGTTCTCCCATAGTCCAATTTAAAATTCCATTCCCTGCTTTGTCAAACCTATCTCTAACACCCTCATTTGTCCGAACCAGTTTTTGCTATTTATAGTGATTGTGTGTATCATAAATTGTAAATCAAAATCATGCATTTTTCTTGCTATGATTTTTAAAGTAGTTCTGTACTACCGTAAAATGtgcactttttttatttttttttaaaaaaactactCTACATATACAATGAAAATTGATCCAAATAGAACAGGACAGATGGAATATACAGATCCTTCTCAATTTCACTTGTTTTTTTTGCTGTCCATTTCCTCATAAAGACAAAAAAGTATATGCATgtatacaaaaattaccaaattgcCAGCGCCGACAGTGCAGAAGCCATTAACGATGTCCACGAGTACGAGACCGGTGTTGACGTCGCCGGAGATAAACAGAGGCTCGTCTTCCTCCACCGGAATCTCATTTTTCAGTAAATCAATCGCCGCCTCTTTCGCCACCGTTCCCATCactgtaaataataataaaaaattgcTTATTTTTGTATGATCAGTCTTCAAAGTCTTGTGAGTTGCTTTTGCTCCTTTGCTAGTAGTATTGATTGGTGGATGTGCTCAGTCAAAGTCATAATAAACTTTCTAAACAATAAAAGCAATTGATTTTTATTGATATATCTAAACAATATAGATATACTAGTATTCTTTCTAAAATTTgcttattttttaattattatcgGTCTTCATTGCTTATCTCAATTATTTGTGCTTGAAGAATTTCATCAATTATCTACAACAAAATTTAAACAAATGAGAAAGAAAATCATCCAACATAATTGTTTTCTGTTGGGATTTGAAGTAGACACTTGTATGTTTGGTCAAGTTTTTAAAATTAGCTTATTTTAAAATgtgctttttaaaaaaataaatttgatgAGAAATAATTTGTATTTGGTtgattaatttgaaaaacacatTTGAATAGCAATTAATATATgcccaaacttttaaaaaatattttaaatatatttttcaaaaaagttcTTTTGGGAAGAAACAACTTGTTTGAGGAAAAGACCAAAACAATACATCTTCTTTGGCTTTAGaatcaaagtcatacatattctttcacaTGGAGCATTAATAGTACATTTACTTcaacaaagtggtgcacttttagtcataacactgaaAAAAGCTCAAAAACATACATTATCTTtggctttagactcaaagtcatacatattcttccacatggagcactaatagtccatttactttaacaaagtggtgcatTTTTAGTTATAACACTAAacacattttattttttaacagaaatctaagatctgacaaaatatttattccctttattttcttttttaccgaaagaaataaagatgacagatttatctagatagcaaatagtaaatatacatagaatttatttactatttatctatttactatacgtaaaatatacattttactaaaaaatattaaacaccgttaatttttatttgcaatgaTTTTTATCTAGATAACCTCAAATGGTATCTAGATTTTTTgttatatacataatatttattatacgttgacataaaataaatatacgtaAAATCATTGCTgagaataaaataaattttattactaaaataaatatacgtaatatatatttattagatttttttattttatgggaGTCAgcgtatagtaaatatacataaaataaaaataaatattatgtttACTATACGCTGACtcctataaaataaaaaaatctaataAATATATATTACGTATATTATTTtagtaataaaatttattttactcTCAGCAATGATTTtacgtatatttattttatgtcaacgtatagtaaatattatgtatataataaaaaatctagATACCATTTGATGTTATCTAAATAAAAAtcattgcaaataaaaattaacggtgtgtaacatttcttagtaaaatgtatattttacgtatagtaaatagataaatagtaaataaattctatgtatatttgctatttgctatctagataaagctgtcatctttatttctttcggtaaacaagaaaataaagggaacatatattttgtcagatcttagatttctgttaaaaattaaaatgtgtttagtgttatgactaaaagtgcaccactttgttaaagtaaatggcctattagtgctccatgtggaagaatatgtatgactttgagtctaaagccaaagataatgtatgtttttgggcttttttcagtgttatgactaaaatGTATGACTTTGAATCTAAAGCCAAAGATCATATATGGTTTTGGGCTTTTCCTCCAACTTGTTTtacttctcaaaaactgcttccTTCTAAttctactcaaaaatatttttttcttcttctaaaaGCTTGACCACACCTTAACTTcgggaaaaaaaatacttttggtaaataaaaataaaataaaattgatcaacaacaacaacaaagaccttacccctaccctgaggtagagagaTTGTATCCGAAAGAAACTCGGCTCCCTCCTCCAAAAACTCTCCACTTTGCTTTTGAGGTAACTCGAACTCACACCTCATGATTGAAAGTGGAGGATTCTCAACAAACCCACTCTTGATGATCATATAGGCTATTAGTATTTGTTTCCTGCTCTTTTTAGTAGCATACTATTATTTAACTATTTCTAAGAAAATACAAAACCAAACGAGATCGAACAGCGTGTACAATTTGATCAATATAGTTAGAGGTTATAAATCTTTACTCTATTGGATGAAAAATTGCTGATAAAATAAAAGCATTACACTAGAGAAAAAACTAAAATGGagtcaaattctttttttttttttttttctattgaCTTTGAACGAACGTAGTGTTTGTAAACATTTGTCATTAAAGATGAGAAAGGTTTAAAGAATGCTCAAAGAAAATCAGAGGTGCTACTTGTTATTAAACCAAAAAGAGTTCACATGCAAAGCTGCACTTTTAACATAGCTCAGAAGTTGATTAACGATGATCTGAAACAGAGTTATTTTAAACTAAATAAAGTTGTCATGCGCAAAATGATACACTAGATGAACAATTTGCAGATTGAATATTATACCAACTATAACAGTAGATAAACTAGTGCATAGCTTCATAATAACTCTGCTCTCGTTCTCAAATCAATTATCTACTTCTTTTCAAAAATCCCAAGTCTGACTTAAAAATAACTAGGGGaaaatgaaatagatagaatgAACACACCATACTCCCCCTTAAGGGGAGACCTCTCACAACTCCAAACTCATACAATTGCATCATAATCTCATCATATGCCTATTGGCCTCAAAAGGACCCTGGCATCTAATAATTCTAATATCCATCTCTCTCTCATGTGTATCTAATAATTCTAATATGTTTGCCATAAATATCGTCCCTTGCCACAAAAGTTCTCGATTCATATTGGAACATATACTGATGCAGAGAACAATTGACACAATAGATAATCTTCCGTTTCAAGAAGGTGGCTCCTGGAGTTGTGTTGCTTTCGCTCGTCATTTATGAGAATATGCCCGAGTACACTAGAATGTGGTCGATCTCTAACTTCAGCTTAGCCTGCAGGAGTAATCCATGGCAATCATAAAGAAAAACAGATTATAGAAAGGAAGTAGAGAAATAAGCTGCAGACACAAAATATGCTTATTTCCCTTTGCTAGCATCCGGTGGTAGCTGTAAACCCATGAGTCCAAGCAAGTTAGAAGCAGGTCCAGGAAGTCCTTCTTGAGAAGAAAATGAATCGAGGAAATTCTTTACAAGATTGAAATCCACATCTACTGGAGTGAACTCCTCTTCCATGCTTTCTGTAGCATTAGATGTTCCCTGCTTCATATATTTGTCCAATGAGTAATCTTAACAATATTATTTGTAACTAGAAATGCAATGTACAATGACAATTTTCACTTTTTCTGTCTTCTGTCTCTGATTTACAGAATAGGGGGTATATGTCCTGAGCAACAAGCTAAATGACTTTACGAGAACCCATTATCTACCAAATAAAACACTTTTGTCAATGCTAAAACGATTTTGGGGCACAGAAATGAACTGTAAATTTAACATAGCAGGAAAATTGCTACCAGCTGAAACTTGATCTCCAGGCAAGATCAGAAAATAAATATAGATTTAATTGGAAGTGTGGACTAACCTCATCTTTCTTAACGGATTGTTCATGTGCACGGACAAATGTATTACTCAGTGTGCTGCCTTTAAGTTCCTCATTCAGAGCATCAGAATATGAATGCATGAAAGCGGCAccttcctcatcatcatcatcagatggCTCGGCCATATCATTCTCATCTTCAGATTCATCTGCATGTCCAAGAAAtgtcattttttcttcttctattgCATTTTTTTCTGCTTGGGGTAGGGGTGGgggtttttttttggggggggggggggagggggggtggaGAGAACATGTAGAAGATGTTTTCATTTTGAGCATATCCCTCACCCCCAATTCTCTAGTATTTCTGGAAGGAGTTTGGGATTGTAAACTTGGTGAAAAATGAAGTTCAAAAGATGAACTTACACCAATACTATGTTAAGTTCCTCCCCAGGAAGAGGGAGGGAGGATAAGGGAGAGAAACTACCTGGTTGAC
This sequence is a window from Nicotiana tomentosiformis chromosome 5, ASM39032v3, whole genome shotgun sequence. Protein-coding genes within it:
- the LOC104085675 gene encoding nicotinamidase 1, whose product is MGTVAKEAAIDLLKNEIPVEEDEPLFISGDVNTGLVLVDIVNGFCTVGAGNLAPVAPDKQISAMVDESVKLAKMFCEKKWPIYALLDSHHPDVPEPPHPPHCIAGTDESKLVPALQWLESEPNVTLRCKDCIDGFLGSIEKDGSNVFVDWVKANEIKAILVVGICTDMCVLDFVCSALSARNRGFLSPLEDVIVYSRGCATFDLPLQIANIKGALPHPQELMHHIGLYMAKGRGAKVVSEISIDTTARET